A single genomic interval of Methylocystis sp. IM3 harbors:
- a CDS encoding AI-2E family transporter, translating to MSNGRVIETTSIIVTILLALTAFKFAQAVVEPVIFAFFIIEIVWPMQTALRSKLGKGAAMAVTVLLTVTAALALFSIIVWSGRQIAEWISQNADRIQDSLIASTAWLEKYDIFIFALLADHFNPAAVVRLVPVVAMRVNTILAFALIVLIYVILGLGETDIMTQRIAALKNRDASQRLIAAGRRIGTKFRTYVLVRTIASLATGVAVWGFARFIGLELAGACGVLAFALNYLPYIGSFIVSALLPLFAWVQFGSGETVFVVILGVLFIQAIIGSYLEPLFSGSALSISPPLVLFSIILWTYLWGALGAFLGVPLAIAALTLFEEFPSTAWIADILSGGRTAKV from the coding sequence ATGTCCAATGGACGCGTTATCGAAACGACATCCATCATTGTGACAATCCTCCTTGCGCTGACCGCGTTCAAATTCGCCCAGGCCGTTGTGGAGCCTGTGATTTTCGCGTTTTTCATCATCGAGATCGTCTGGCCGATGCAGACGGCGCTGCGCTCCAAATTGGGTAAGGGCGCGGCGATGGCGGTGACGGTCCTCCTGACCGTGACGGCGGCTCTGGCGCTCTTCTCGATAATCGTCTGGAGCGGTCGTCAAATCGCCGAGTGGATCAGCCAAAACGCCGATCGAATTCAGGATTCGCTGATCGCGTCGACCGCCTGGCTTGAGAAATACGATATTTTCATATTTGCGCTCCTCGCGGATCATTTCAATCCAGCGGCGGTGGTCCGCCTCGTTCCCGTGGTGGCGATGCGGGTAAACACGATCCTCGCCTTCGCCCTCATCGTGCTCATTTACGTGATCTTGGGCCTGGGAGAGACGGATATTATGACACAGCGCATCGCCGCGCTGAAAAATCGCGACGCCAGCCAACGGCTCATCGCCGCCGGCCGAAGGATCGGAACGAAGTTTCGCACTTATGTGCTCGTTCGGACCATTGCGAGTCTGGCGACCGGCGTCGCCGTATGGGGCTTCGCGCGCTTCATAGGTCTCGAACTCGCGGGAGCCTGCGGCGTGCTCGCCTTTGCGCTCAATTACTTGCCTTACATTGGCTCGTTCATTGTCAGCGCGCTTCTGCCATTATTCGCCTGGGTGCAATTCGGGTCAGGCGAGACGGTCTTCGTGGTGATCCTTGGCGTCCTGTTCATTCAGGCGATCATTGGCAGCTACCTGGAGCCTCTATTTTCCGGCTCGGCTCTATCGATTTCGCCGCCGCTTGTTCTCTTTTCGATTATCTTGTGGACATATCTGTGGGGAGCATTGGGCGCCTTTCTCGGCGTGCCGCTTGCAATCGCTGCGTTGACATTGTTCGAGGAATTCCCCTCGACGGCCTGGATTGCCGACATCTTGTCCGGCGGCCGAACAGCGAAAGTCTGA
- a CDS encoding DUF992 domain-containing protein, giving the protein MQRAGKAVGLLVAISTLGIASPNPVSAQEAGIVAGTLTCNGRGSIGAIIGSRQRLSCVFDPVGASPRQSYSARITRLGLDVGIKGPSRMIWTVLGPTNGLARGALEGTFAGVSANASVGVGGGANVLVGGSQNSIVLQPLSVQAQTGLNVAAGVAGLRLTYRGR; this is encoded by the coding sequence ATGCAGAGAGCCGGCAAAGCAGTAGGGCTTCTGGTCGCAATATCGACCCTGGGGATCGCGAGTCCAAATCCGGTGTCTGCGCAGGAGGCTGGAATCGTCGCGGGAACGTTGACATGCAACGGGCGCGGCAGCATCGGCGCTATCATCGGATCGCGGCAGCGGCTCTCCTGCGTGTTTGATCCGGTGGGCGCCTCGCCTCGCCAGTCTTATTCGGCGCGGATCACACGGCTGGGTCTCGATGTCGGAATCAAGGGTCCGAGCCGTATGATCTGGACAGTGCTCGGCCCAACGAACGGACTCGCGCGCGGCGCCCTGGAGGGAACATTTGCTGGCGTCTCGGCGAATGCTTCGGTCGGCGTGGGAGGCGGCGCCAATGTGCTCGTGGGCGGCTCGCAAAACTCCATCGTGCTTCAGCCCTTGAGCGTGCAAGCCCAGACCGGTCTCAATGTCGCGGCGGGCGTCGCCGGTCTGAGGCTCACCTACCGGGGGCGTTGA
- a CDS encoding hydrogenase maturation protease encodes MTTITVIGVGNPERGDDGAGREVARRLGALGFKGARIVEADGEATALLALMEKASSVFLIDACVSGAPAGSVRRVDLAQSPLPDARYGVSSHGFGLAEAIALGVALGALPPRCVLYAIEGQGFEVGAPLSTAVSAAVGQVVEALSREIQALQ; translated from the coding sequence TTGACAACGATCACGGTGATCGGAGTGGGCAATCCCGAGCGCGGCGACGACGGCGCCGGCCGTGAGGTGGCCCGGCGCCTCGGCGCGCTCGGCTTCAAAGGGGCGCGGATCGTGGAGGCAGACGGCGAAGCGACGGCCTTGCTCGCCTTGATGGAGAAGGCGTCCAGCGTCTTTCTGATCGACGCCTGCGTCTCCGGCGCGCCGGCGGGTAGCGTGCGCCGCGTCGATCTCGCGCAATCCCCGCTGCCCGACGCGCGATATGGCGTCTCTTCCCACGGCTTCGGCCTTGCCGAGGCGATTGCGCTCGGCGTCGCCCTCGGCGCTTTGCCGCCGCGCTGTGTCCTCTATGCGATCGAGGGCCAGGGCTTCGAGGTGGGAGCGCCGCTTTCGACAGCGGTATCGGCCGCCGTCGGCCAGGTCGTCGAGGCGCTGAGCCGGGAGATTCAGGCTCTTCAATAG
- a CDS encoding extracellular solute-binding protein encodes MAISRQIRSAAVWLAWIAAFCSFPASGQERIVNVLGWNDYIDPGVILDFTDETGIKVTYDSYDSDASLEKRLRSGTETFDIVIVSAPTLSKDIAKGAYLKLDENNLPNKKYLWPEIMDLLSNYDIGNRFAVNYMWFTVGISYNVEKIRSTLEAVAGHRASARADASPPFDSWAVLFKPEYLRKFSNCSIGVVDSPEYLLAIARRYLWSDWKSAVGLSHDTDLKRAADMLSVVLRDVKKLTGSNYAAALSNGEVCMAVGYSLDSLRARDQAREANNGVDIAYVLPREGAPVLMDNLAILKGAPHVAEAYQFINFLLRPDIAARNTNFTHAANGVSASTPFVDKTIAGNKSVYPDAAVVERLFVPEKTYAPMQDALLREWARIK; translated from the coding sequence ATGGCCATATCAAGACAAATCCGTAGCGCCGCCGTGTGGCTGGCCTGGATTGCGGCCTTTTGTAGTTTCCCCGCGTCGGGGCAGGAGCGCATCGTCAATGTGCTCGGATGGAATGACTACATCGATCCTGGCGTCATACTCGATTTTACCGATGAAACCGGAATCAAGGTTACCTACGACTCTTACGACTCAGACGCATCTCTGGAAAAAAGGCTGAGATCAGGAACGGAAACCTTCGACATCGTCATCGTCTCGGCGCCTACGCTGTCGAAAGATATCGCCAAGGGCGCCTATTTGAAGCTCGATGAAAATAATCTTCCCAACAAGAAATATCTCTGGCCCGAAATAATGGACCTTCTTTCAAATTATGACATAGGGAACCGCTTCGCTGTGAACTACATGTGGTTTACCGTTGGAATTTCTTACAATGTCGAGAAAATAAGAAGCACATTGGAAGCTGTGGCGGGCCATCGCGCATCGGCGCGGGCCGACGCTTCGCCGCCATTCGATTCCTGGGCTGTGCTGTTCAAACCTGAATATCTGCGTAAATTCTCGAACTGCAGCATAGGCGTAGTCGACAGCCCTGAGTATCTGCTAGCCATCGCGCGGCGATATTTATGGTCTGATTGGAAGTCCGCCGTCGGCCTGTCGCATGACACGGATCTCAAACGCGCAGCTGACATGTTGAGCGTCGTGCTGCGAGACGTAAAAAAACTGACGGGGTCGAATTACGCCGCCGCGCTGTCGAATGGCGAAGTCTGCATGGCCGTCGGCTATTCATTGGACAGTTTGCGCGCGCGCGATCAGGCGCGGGAAGCCAATAACGGCGTCGATATCGCTTACGTGCTCCCCCGTGAAGGCGCGCCCGTCTTGATGGATAATCTTGCCATCTTGAAAGGCGCCCCGCATGTCGCGGAAGCCTATCAGTTCATCAATTTTCTGTTACGTCCGGATATTGCCGCCAGGAACACCAACTTCACACATGCCGCAAACGGAGTTTCGGCATCGACGCCCTTCGTGGATAAAACAATTGCCGGGAACAAGTCCGTTTATCCCGACGCCGCCGTCGTCGAGCGGCTTTTCGTGCCCGAAAAAACCTATGCGCCTATGCAGGACGCGTTGTTGCGTGAATGGGCGCGCATTAAATAG
- a CDS encoding NADH-quinone oxidoreductase subunit B family protein, with the protein MAHRKPRLAVWKFASCDGCQLSLLDCEDELLAIAGALEISYFPEATRGEARGVYDLSLVEGSVTTPHDAERIQDIRRRSKKLVTIGACATAGGIQALRNFADVRDYAAIVYAHPEYIQTLATSTAISQHVPVDFELRGCPINKGQLVDVISAFLTGRRPNTPAESVCVQCKLKGNVCVMVARAIPCLGPVTHAGCGALCPSYDRGCYGCFGPKETPNAPSLSGWFKRLGVDEKGLQRIYRTFNADAEPFRQESERHDAQDHQG; encoded by the coding sequence ATGGCGCACCGCAAGCCGCGTCTCGCCGTCTGGAAATTCGCCTCCTGCGACGGCTGCCAGCTCAGTCTGCTCGATTGCGAGGACGAGCTTCTCGCCATCGCCGGCGCGCTCGAGATTTCCTATTTTCCCGAGGCGACGCGCGGCGAGGCGCGGGGCGTCTATGATCTCTCGCTCGTCGAGGGGTCGGTGACGACGCCGCATGACGCCGAGCGCATCCAGGACATTCGCCGTCGCTCGAAAAAGCTCGTGACCATCGGCGCCTGCGCCACCGCCGGCGGCATTCAGGCTTTGCGCAACTTCGCCGATGTGCGGGATTATGCCGCAATCGTCTACGCCCATCCTGAATATATCCAGACGCTCGCGACATCGACCGCCATCTCGCAGCACGTCCCCGTCGATTTCGAGTTGCGCGGCTGCCCGATCAACAAGGGTCAACTGGTCGATGTGATCTCGGCGTTCCTCACGGGCCGTCGCCCCAATACGCCGGCGGAAAGCGTCTGCGTGCAATGCAAGCTCAAGGGCAATGTCTGCGTCATGGTCGCGCGGGCGATCCCCTGCCTCGGCCCCGTTACGCATGCAGGCTGCGGCGCCTTGTGTCCTTCCTATGACAGGGGGTGCTATGGGTGCTTCGGGCCGAAAGAGACGCCGAATGCGCCGTCCCTGAGCGGTTGGTTCAAGCGCCTGGGCGTCGATGAGAAGGGGTTGCAACGCATCTATCGCACGTTCAACGCCGACGCCGAACCCTTCCGCCAGGAGAGCGAACGCCATGACGCGCAAGACCATCAAGGTTGA
- a CDS encoding Ni/Fe hydrogenase subunit alpha: MTRKTIKVDLLARVEGEGALKVVVRDGKVQSAQFSIFEPPRFFEAFLRGRHFAETPDIVARICGICPVAYQMSGVHALENLLGVDVSGPVRALRRLLYCGEWIESHVLHIYMLHAPDFLGYDGGVQMARDHGAAVTRGLQLKKVGNEILQLLGGREIHPVNVRVGGFHRAPRKRELRPLAERLKWARDAAVETARWVATFDFPERERDYVFVALRHATEYPFNAGRIVSNRGLDISASEYDAHFAEAQVQHSTALHSYFRQGGGSYLTGPLARYNLNFDLLSPLAQDIAREIGLGATCRNPYRSIMVRAVETIYACDEALRVIETYEEPDRPFTPVEPRAGVGYAATEAPRGLLYHRYRIDAQGMIEDAQIVPPTSQNQACLEEDLLDFVGGFLDLPDDELRHRCEQTVRNYDPCISCATHFLRLDMDRG; encoded by the coding sequence ATGACGCGCAAGACCATCAAGGTTGATCTCCTCGCGCGCGTCGAGGGCGAGGGGGCGTTGAAGGTCGTCGTGCGCGACGGAAAGGTGCAGAGCGCGCAGTTCAGCATCTTCGAGCCGCCCCGCTTTTTCGAGGCCTTTCTGCGCGGCCGGCACTTCGCCGAGACGCCCGACATTGTCGCGCGCATCTGCGGAATCTGCCCGGTCGCCTATCAGATGAGCGGCGTGCATGCGCTCGAAAATCTCCTCGGCGTCGATGTTTCCGGGCCCGTGCGCGCCTTGCGCCGGCTCCTCTATTGCGGCGAATGGATCGAGTCGCATGTGCTGCATATCTATATGCTGCATGCGCCGGATTTTCTCGGCTACGACGGCGGCGTGCAAATGGCGCGCGACCATGGCGCCGCCGTGACGCGCGGCTTGCAGCTCAAGAAGGTCGGCAACGAAATTCTGCAACTGCTCGGGGGCCGGGAAATCCATCCGGTCAATGTCCGCGTCGGCGGCTTCCACCGCGCGCCGCGCAAGCGCGAATTACGCCCGCTCGCCGAAAGGCTGAAATGGGCGCGCGACGCGGCGGTCGAAACCGCACGCTGGGTCGCGACCTTCGACTTCCCTGAACGCGAGCGGGATTATGTTTTCGTGGCCCTTCGACACGCGACCGAATATCCCTTCAACGCAGGTCGCATCGTTTCAAATCGCGGTCTCGACATTTCCGCCTCCGAATATGATGCGCATTTCGCAGAGGCGCAGGTTCAGCATTCCACGGCGCTGCATTCTTACTTTCGCCAGGGCGGCGGCTCTTATCTCACCGGCCCCCTTGCGCGCTACAATCTGAATTTCGACCTCTTGTCGCCGCTTGCTCAGGACATCGCCCGGGAGATCGGTCTCGGCGCCACATGCCGCAACCCCTACCGCAGCATCATGGTCCGCGCCGTCGAGACCATTTACGCCTGCGACGAGGCGCTGCGCGTCATCGAGACTTACGAGGAGCCAGACCGGCCCTTCACGCCGGTGGAGCCCCGTGCGGGCGTCGGCTACGCCGCGACCGAGGCGCCGCGCGGGTTGCTCTATCACCGTTACCGGATCGATGCGCAGGGGATGATCGAAGACGCGCAGATCGTGCCGCCGACGTCGCAGAACCAGGCCTGTCTCGAAGAGGATCTTTTAGATTTCGTCGGCGGTTTCCTCGACCTTCCCGACGATGAGTTGCGGCATCGCTGCGAGCAGACGGTGCGCAATTACGATCCCTGCATCTCCTGCGCGACGCATTTCCTGCGACTCGATATGGACCGGGGCTGA
- the galK gene encoding galactokinase, which translates to MRMQDAHELPQLFKSRFGVAPQLFRAPGRVNLIGEHTDYNDGFVLPAALDLATYVAIAPRSDRVINAHSVNLNADLVFDLDDVQQPAHDWTDYVRGVAVELSNSGYLLRGADIAIFSTLPMGSGLSASAALEVAFGYALLSVSGALIDRLGLAMICQRAENEFVGMRCGVMDQFISCHGVEGAALLLDCRSLEARAIPIDPAVRIVVCNTMVHHELASSEFNLRRRDCEEAVRLLATRLDGVVALRDVTLAQLEEHAAVLPELIARRSRHVVGENQRVIEAVAALERGDFAEAGGLMNASHESLRDDYNVSCAELDLMVELARKAPGVYGARMTGGGFGGCTVSLVEAGAAAAFPEVVGPAYQKATGLTPMIFSCTPGAGAGPAHF; encoded by the coding sequence ATGCGCATGCAAGACGCCCACGAGCTGCCGCAGCTGTTCAAGAGCCGTTTCGGCGTCGCGCCGCAGTTGTTCCGCGCGCCCGGGCGCGTCAATCTGATCGGCGAACACACGGATTACAACGACGGCTTCGTTCTTCCGGCGGCGCTCGACCTCGCGACCTATGTCGCGATCGCGCCCCGTTCCGACCGCGTGATCAACGCCCATTCGGTCAATTTGAACGCCGATCTCGTTTTCGACCTGGACGACGTCCAGCAGCCAGCCCATGACTGGACCGACTATGTCCGTGGCGTCGCCGTCGAACTCTCGAACTCCGGCTATTTGCTCAGAGGCGCCGATATCGCGATATTCAGCACGCTGCCAATGGGCTCGGGCCTCTCTGCTTCGGCGGCGCTCGAGGTCGCGTTCGGCTACGCCTTGCTGAGCGTCTCTGGCGCGCTGATCGATCGCCTCGGCCTTGCGATGATCTGTCAGCGCGCCGAAAACGAATTCGTCGGGATGCGCTGCGGCGTCATGGATCAGTTCATTTCCTGCCACGGCGTCGAAGGCGCGGCTTTGCTGCTGGATTGCCGTAGTCTCGAGGCGCGGGCGATCCCGATCGATCCGGCTGTGCGCATCGTCGTCTGCAACACAATGGTGCACCATGAGCTTGCGAGCAGCGAATTCAATTTGCGGCGCAGAGACTGCGAGGAGGCTGTGAGGCTGCTTGCTACGAGGCTCGACGGCGTCGTCGCGCTTCGCGACGTCACACTCGCTCAGCTCGAGGAACACGCTGCGGTTCTGCCGGAGCTCATCGCCAGGCGCTCCCGGCATGTCGTTGGAGAAAACCAACGCGTCATCGAGGCCGTCGCGGCGCTCGAGCGTGGGGATTTCGCCGAAGCCGGCGGGCTTATGAATGCGTCTCACGAAAGCCTGCGCGACGATTACAACGTCAGTTGCGCGGAACTCGATCTCATGGTCGAACTCGCCCGTAAGGCTCCCGGAGTCTATGGCGCGCGCATGACGGGCGGCGGCTTTGGCGGGTGCACTGTCAGCCTGGTGGAGGCGGGCGCGGCCGCAGCCTTTCCCGAGGTCGTCGGTCCAGCCTATCAGAAGGCGACCGGCCTGACGCCAATGATCTTCTCTTGCACCCCTGGCGCGGGCGCTGGCCCGGCGCACTTCTGA
- a CDS encoding UDP-glucose--hexose-1-phosphate uridylyltransferase, whose protein sequence is MLRLQQDSHRRLNALTGEWVLVSPHRTSRPWQGQTESKAEAAIPAYDPGCYLCPGNLRANGERNPPYKDVFAFTNDFAALLPESPQEEIDNNGLLVARGEPGICRVVCFSPRHDLTLSRMSVDEIEQVIVLWRDEFRRLDADPMVGAVQIFENRGAMMGASNPHPHCQIWATHSEPDELVKESARQRGYLAARANCLLCDYLALELEQEERIVCANDAFVALVPFWATWPFETMLLPRRHLDALDAFGAADMRALADILSQLTRCYDALFDAPFPYSMGFHQRPSDGGEHPHWHFHGHFYPPLLRSATIRKFMVGFELLGSPQRDITPESAAERLRAALRA, encoded by the coding sequence ATGCTGCGCCTGCAACAGGATTCCCATCGTCGGCTCAACGCCCTGACTGGCGAGTGGGTGCTGGTCTCGCCGCATCGCACGAGTCGCCCCTGGCAAGGCCAGACGGAATCAAAGGCGGAAGCGGCGATCCCCGCCTACGACCCTGGCTGCTATCTCTGTCCGGGGAATCTGCGGGCGAACGGCGAACGCAACCCGCCTTACAAAGACGTCTTCGCCTTCACCAATGATTTTGCCGCCTTGCTCCCCGAGTCGCCTCAGGAGGAAATCGACAATAACGGCCTGCTCGTCGCACGCGGCGAACCGGGCATCTGCCGGGTGGTCTGCTTTTCTCCACGCCACGATCTCACCCTTTCGCGGATGAGCGTCGATGAAATTGAGCAGGTCATCGTCCTGTGGCGGGATGAATTCCGACGCCTCGACGCCGATCCGATGGTTGGCGCGGTGCAAATCTTCGAGAACCGCGGAGCCATGATGGGCGCAAGCAACCCCCATCCCCACTGCCAAATCTGGGCGACGCACAGCGAACCCGATGAACTCGTCAAGGAGTCGGCGCGCCAGCGAGGCTATCTGGCCGCACGGGCAAACTGCCTCCTGTGCGATTATCTCGCCCTCGAGCTGGAGCAGGAGGAGCGCATCGTCTGCGCCAATGACGCCTTTGTCGCGCTGGTTCCCTTCTGGGCGACATGGCCGTTCGAAACCATGTTGCTGCCCCGCCGCCACTTGGACGCGCTCGATGCGTTCGGCGCCGCAGACATGCGCGCGCTCGCGGATATTCTGAGCCAGCTCACGCGCTGTTACGATGCGCTCTTTGATGCGCCCTTCCCCTATTCCATGGGATTTCACCAGCGCCCCAGCGACGGGGGCGAACATCCGCACTGGCATTTCCATGGGCATTTCTATCCGCCGCTGCTGCGCTCGGCGACCATCCGCAAATTCATGGTGGGCTTCGAACTGCTGGGCTCTCCGCAGCGCGACATCACGCCCGAGAGCGCGGCCGAGCGGCTGCGCGCCGCCTTGCGGGCCTGA
- a CDS encoding AI-2E family transporter — protein sequence MKLNFLTKNLDQPDFIARAVAVTAIGAVAVALGLLFWRLSVFLPLVFATIVIAVAWRGAAENVGRRLGIAPGLSLLAVALAIAGGVAVTLMAFGGQLLRQYDEVALDVPAAMALIQRLVEEHPWGRFVEKFILEMDYSKAAAPIAQHIGAALGSVGNALAMTLIAIIGAAYLSSDPKGHLEGVLVLTPEQHREKMAAFLHRSGAALRQWMVLQFYVVAMNTVFAGAALWAFGAPAPLALATISGALAFIPYFGSMIALVVGALVALPHGIDSAAAAALSIGGASFIEGYLITPFLQSRSLSVPAVVLLFCMLAFGALFGAMGVVLAVPATVALSVAYDVIAKPNGRASAPSSKT from the coding sequence ATGAAGCTTAATTTCCTGACGAAGAATCTCGACCAGCCCGACTTCATCGCGCGCGCGGTCGCCGTCACGGCGATCGGCGCGGTCGCTGTGGCGCTCGGCCTTCTTTTCTGGAGGCTTTCGGTCTTCCTGCCGCTTGTCTTCGCGACGATTGTCATTGCAGTCGCCTGGCGGGGCGCCGCGGAAAACGTTGGACGGCGCTTAGGGATTGCGCCGGGTCTTTCGCTTCTCGCGGTCGCTCTGGCGATCGCCGGGGGAGTCGCGGTGACGCTGATGGCGTTCGGGGGTCAGCTTCTCCGGCAATATGACGAAGTGGCGCTAGACGTGCCGGCCGCGATGGCGCTCATCCAGCGACTCGTCGAAGAGCATCCCTGGGGCCGCTTCGTAGAAAAATTCATCCTGGAGATGGATTACTCGAAGGCGGCGGCTCCGATCGCCCAGCATATCGGAGCCGCGCTCGGATCGGTAGGCAACGCCCTCGCCATGACGCTGATCGCGATCATCGGCGCGGCTTATCTTTCTTCGGATCCGAAGGGTCATCTCGAAGGAGTCTTGGTCCTGACCCCGGAGCAACACCGGGAAAAAATGGCGGCGTTTCTCCACCGCTCCGGAGCCGCGCTGCGACAATGGATGGTGTTGCAATTTTATGTCGTCGCGATGAATACGGTCTTCGCTGGAGCCGCCCTATGGGCGTTCGGCGCGCCGGCGCCGCTCGCCCTTGCGACGATCAGCGGCGCGTTGGCCTTCATCCCTTATTTTGGCTCGATGATCGCACTTGTGGTCGGGGCGCTGGTCGCCCTGCCGCATGGGATCGATAGCGCCGCAGCTGCCGCACTATCAATCGGCGGCGCGAGCTTCATAGAGGGTTATTTGATTACGCCGTTTCTTCAAAGCCGCTCCTTGAGCGTGCCGGCCGTGGTGCTGCTCTTCTGCATGCTGGCGTTCGGCGCGCTTTTCGGGGCCATGGGCGTGGTGCTGGCGGTGCCGGCGACCGTCGCGCTGAGCGTCGCCTATGATGTGATCGCGAAACCTAATGGGCGGGCGTCTGCGCCGTCTTCAAAGACTTAA
- a CDS encoding phosphoenolpyruvate carboxykinase, with protein sequence MTAQMRVSAVGPHDAFPLRQPQPTFRNLEAPRLYEEAIKRGEGAIADGGALVVETTPHTGRSPGDKFIVRDALTDRAVWWENNQPLAPEQFDRLHEDMLAHARGVALFAQDLQVCAHPRHSQRVRVFSELAWHSLFIRNLLIRPPQLDDDPADITIIDLPSFRANPARHGCGSQTVIALDFTRRVALIGGTRYAGEIKKSVFTLLNFHMPAQGVLPMHCAANDHESGAAVFFGLSGTGKTTLSADPERALIGDDEHGWGDAGLFNFEGGCYAKGIRLSREFEPEIYAAAERFGVVLENVRMNPETRQIDFADDSITENTRIAYPMDFIPNAAREGCAGHPRNVVLLTCDAFGVLPPIARLDPAQAMYHFLSGYTARVAGTETGVREPQAVFSTCFGAPFMPRHPSEYGALLRERILEHQANCWLINTGWTGGGYGDGERMPIALTRTLLRTALQGGLRDAPYRPDPYFGLLTPLAAPGVDASLLDPAATWRSREAFDEAAGKVAAMFSANFQSFEPFVGRDVRDAGPRPPI encoded by the coding sequence ATGACGGCGCAGATGAGGGTTTCGGCCGTTGGGCCGCACGACGCTTTTCCCCTCCGCCAGCCGCAGCCCACCTTTCGCAATCTCGAGGCGCCGCGCCTCTATGAAGAAGCGATCAAGCGCGGGGAAGGCGCGATTGCGGATGGCGGCGCGCTCGTCGTCGAGACGACGCCGCATACCGGCCGCTCTCCGGGCGACAAATTCATTGTACGCGACGCGCTGACCGACCGCGCTGTTTGGTGGGAAAATAATCAGCCTCTTGCGCCAGAGCAGTTCGACAGACTCCATGAAGACATGCTGGCGCATGCGCGGGGCGTCGCGCTCTTCGCTCAGGACCTCCAGGTCTGCGCTCATCCGCGCCACAGCCAGCGCGTGCGCGTCTTCAGCGAACTCGCCTGGCATTCTCTTTTCATCCGCAATCTTCTCATCAGGCCGCCGCAACTCGACGACGATCCAGCTGACATCACGATCATCGACCTCCCGTCGTTCCGGGCGAATCCCGCGCGCCATGGCTGCGGTTCGCAAACGGTGATCGCCCTCGATTTCACACGGCGCGTGGCGCTGATCGGCGGCACGCGTTACGCCGGCGAGATAAAGAAATCCGTATTCACTCTCCTCAACTTCCATATGCCCGCCCAGGGCGTGTTGCCCATGCATTGCGCGGCGAACGACCACGAAAGCGGCGCGGCGGTCTTTTTCGGCCTCTCGGGCACAGGCAAGACGACGCTTTCCGCCGATCCCGAGCGCGCCCTGATCGGCGACGACGAGCACGGCTGGGGCGACGCCGGCCTCTTCAATTTCGAAGGCGGTTGCTACGCCAAGGGGATAAGGCTGTCCCGCGAGTTCGAGCCGGAAATATACGCCGCGGCGGAACGCTTCGGCGTCGTTCTGGAAAACGTGAGAATGAATCCCGAGACGCGGCAGATCGACTTCGCCGACGACTCGATCACTGAAAACACGCGCATCGCCTATCCGATGGACTTCATTCCAAACGCGGCGCGCGAAGGCTGTGCGGGACACCCCAGAAATGTCGTGCTGCTCACCTGCGACGCCTTCGGCGTGCTGCCGCCGATCGCCAGGCTCGACCCGGCGCAAGCCATGTATCATTTTCTTTCCGGCTATACGGCACGGGTTGCGGGCACGGAGACAGGCGTTCGCGAACCGCAGGCCGTGTTCTCCACCTGTTTCGGCGCCCCCTTCATGCCGCGCCATCCTTCGGAATATGGAGCCTTGCTGCGCGAACGCATTCTCGAGCATCAGGCGAATTGCTGGCTCATCAATACCGGCTGGACAGGCGGCGGCTATGGCGATGGCGAACGCATGCCGATCGCCTTGACGCGAACGCTGCTGAGAACCGCGCTGCAAGGCGGGCTGAGAGACGCGCCATACCGACCCGACCCCTATTTCGGCCTGTTGACGCCGCTCGCGGCGCCTGGCGTCGACGCTTCTCTTTTAGACCCGGCCGCCACGTGGCGCTCACGCGAGGCCTTCGACGAGGCCGCGGGAAAAGTGGCGGCGATGTTTTCAGCCAACTTCCAGAGCTTCGAGCCATTCGTCGGCCGGGACGTGCGCGACGCTGGTCCGCGCCCGCCGATCTGA